A window from Cydia pomonella isolate Wapato2018A chromosome 8, ilCydPomo1, whole genome shotgun sequence encodes these proteins:
- the LOC133520502 gene encoding uncharacterized protein LOC133520502, translated as MDSITNTENSENFNIDLKTSQENILLEIIKEVCSDPNSKISSKLIGKVNRIIADCDLSHYSSLHKLSTVDESTSTLLGLMNQTTRELSYDEQSELMQAISAKIQAKLPAYIAELEQLKRTSLASKDARKQKIQELQESLDEKLNTLQEQESEKVELMMEWLNHRLHDATKFSESSTELLTLKTRSLELKSKILHLQILQNIFTETSQSIKAYSEVHKDLKDNVKDAETRIKQYREIIDSDFKMGANK; from the exons atggattCCATAACAAACACTGAGAACAGTGAGAACTTCAATATCGATTTAAAGACGTCCCAAGAGAACATTCTGCTGGAAATTATTAAAGAAGTCTGCAGTGACCCCAATAGCAAGATTTCATCAAAACTAATTGGCAAAGTTAATAGGATTATTGCGGACTGTGATTTATCTCATTATTCTAGTTTACACAAGCTTAGCACAGTCGATGAAAGCACATCTACTTTACTGG GTCTCATGAACCAAACCACAAGGGAGCTCAGTTATGATGAGCAATCGGAGCTGATGCAGGCAATATCAGCTAAGATCCAGGCCAAGCTTCCGGCTTACATAGCAGAGCTGGAACAGCTTAAGCGAACCAGTCTGGCCAGCAAAGATGCCCGCAAACAGAAGATCCAGGAGCTTCAGGAGAGCTTGGATGAAAAGCTCAACACTTTGCAAGAACAGGAATCTGAGAAG GTGGAGCTGATGATGGAGTGGCTTAATCACCGGCTGCATGATGCCACAAAGTTCAGCGAGTCCTCCACAGAGCTGCTCACACTCAAGACCAGGAGTTTGGAGCTCAAGTCCAA AATACTACACCTTCAGATCCTACAAAACATCTTCACGGAAACCAGCCAGTCGATCAAGGCGTACAGCGAAGTTCACAAAGACTTGAAGGACAACGTCAAAGACGCGGAGACCAGGATCAAGCAGTATAGAGAAATAATTGACAGTGATTTCAAAATGGGCGCTAATAAATAG